One Hordeum vulgare subsp. vulgare chromosome 4H, MorexV3_pseudomolecules_assembly, whole genome shotgun sequence DNA window includes the following coding sequences:
- the LOC123446194 gene encoding uncharacterized protein LOC123446194, whose amino-acid sequence MALVVRASGGGGGVRLIFSALLRRMIGVPSRRVDTSSPSGSPSSDDDGDDDDDTCPRIKRIPCNISSLSNFLSLNGRDSSSAHMSGAMPLPFSHTDWPAHQMFDVRTARPESAKQDLEMVTRTRQVTRLPREHENVMPPVVLVNTTPGQPPILRIPLTDRLVASFLAQAVGVRLMVPLG is encoded by the exons ATGGCGCTGGTCGTTCGCGCCTCCGGTGGAGGCGGCGGCGTTCGCCTCATCTTCTCCGCGCTACTTCGGAGAATGATAGGGGTGCCCTCGCGTCGCGTCGACACTTCCAGCCCGTCTGGTTCTCCCTcgagcgacgacgacggcgacgacgacgacgacacctgCCCGCGGATCAAGCGGATTCCGTGCAACATCTCCTCGCTATCTAACTTCCTCTCTCTGAACGGCCGCGATTCGAGCTCTGCGCACATGTCGGGGGCGATGCCTCTGCCATTCAGCCATACCGACTGGCCTGCCCACCAGATGTTCGATGTCAGAACTGCACGGCCGGAGAGCGCCAAACAGGATCTGGAGATGGTGACCAGAACCAGGCAAGTCACACGGTTGCCTAGGGAGCATGAGAATGTGATGCCTCCGGTGGTCCTGGTGAACACTACGCCCGGCCAGCCTCCCATCCTGCGCATCCCGCTGACTGATAGGCTGGTAGCCTCGTTCCTGGCACAG GCAGTGGGGGTCAGGTTGATGGTACCGCTGGGGTGA